A single region of the Denticeps clupeoides chromosome 18, fDenClu1.1, whole genome shotgun sequence genome encodes:
- the klhl4 gene encoding kelch-like protein 4 isoform X2, whose translation MSSHSSSDEFFQATNHAEQTFRKMETYLQHKQLCDVLLIAGDHKIPAHRLVLSAVSDYFAAMFTNDVKEAKQEEIKMEGVDPEALQSLVHFAYTGVLELKEETIESLLAAACLLQLSQVVEVCCNFLMKQLHPSNCLGIRSFADAQGCVDLLNVAHIYTMENFLEVIQNQEFLLLPTMEIVKLLASDDINVPDEETIFQALMMWVRHDVQHRQQDLGVLLSYIRLPLLPPQLLADLENNKMFSEDLECQKLLMEAMKYHLLPERRPMLQSPRTKPRKSTVGALYAVGGMDATKGSTTIEKYDLRTNTWIQVGIMNGRRLQFGVAVIDNKLYVVGGRDGLKTSNTVESYNPISKVWSAMPPMSTHRHGLGVAVLEGPMYAVGGHDGWSYLNTVERWDPQARQWNYVASMSTPRSTMGVTALNGKLFAVGGRDGSSCLRSMECFDPHTNKWSMCAPMSKRRGGVGVATYNSFLYAVGGHDAPASNHCSRLSDCVERYDPKTDMWTTVASLSVPRDAVGICLLGDRLYAVGGYDGQSYLNTVESYDAQNNEWTEEVHLKIGRAGACVVVVKLP comes from the exons actTGTCCTAAGTGCAGTTTCAGACTATTTTGCGGCAATGTTCACCAACGACGTTAAGGAGGCCAAACAGGAAGAGATCAAAATGGAAGGTGTTGATCCAGAGGCGCTACAATCTCTGGTTCATTTTGCATACACTG GGGTCCTGGAGCTGAAGGAAGAGACCATTGAGAGTTTGCTGGCAGCTGCTTGCCTCCTCCAGCTCTCACAAGTCGTCGAGGTGTGCTGCAATTTTCTGATGAAGCAGCTCCACCCCTCCAACTGCCTCGGAATTCGATCGTTCGCAGATGCCCAGGGCTGCGTGGATCTGCTGAATGTAGCTCATATCTACACCATG GAAAACTTCCTCGAAGTCATCCAGAACCAGGAGTTCCTGCTGCTTCCTACTATGGAAATAGTGAAACTCCTGGCCAGTGATGACATCAACGTTCCTGATGAGGAGACCATTTTCCAGGCACTGATGATGTGGGTGCGCCATGACGTCCAGCACAGGCAGCAGGACCTGGGCGTGCTGCTGTCCTACATACGGCTGCCTCTGCTGCCGCCACAG cTCCTTGCTGACTTGGAAAATAACAAGATGTTTTCTGAAGATTTGGAATGCCAAAAGCTGCTCATGGAAGCTATGAAATACCATCTGTTGCCAGAGAGGCGGCCGATGTTACAAAGCCCAAGGACCAAGCCCAGGAAGTCCACAGTTGGAGCCCTTTATGCAGTAGGAGGAATGGATGCAACTAAAG GTTCTACTACAATCGAAAAGTATGACCTTCGCACAAACACATGGATCCAGGTCGGCATTATGAATGGGAGGCGTCTGCAGTTTGGAGTTGCGGTGATTGATAACAAGCTCTATGTTGTCGGGGGGCGGGATGGCCTCAAGACTTCCAATACGGTCGAGAGCTACAACCCAATCAGTAAAGTCTGGTCTGCAATGCCCCCGATGTCAACCCACAGACATGGTTTGG GAGTTGCAGTGCTGGAAGGGCCCATGTATGCGGTCGGAGGCCATGATGGATGGAGCTATCTCAACACAGTGGAACGGTGGGACCCTCAGGCCCGACAGTGGAATTATGTGGCCAGTATGTCAACTCCGCGAAGCACGATGGGAGTCACAGCCCTCAATGGAAA GTTGTTTGCTGTAGGTGGCCGAGATGGAAGCTCGTGCCTTCGCTCCATGGAATGTTTTGATCCCCACACTAACAAGTGGAGCATGTGCGCACCAATGtcaaaaagaagaggaggagtggGGGTGGCCACGTATAACAGCTTCCTGTatgcagtgggcggccatgacgcTCCAGCCTCAAACCACTGCTCTCGTCTGTCTGACTGTGTGGAGAG ATATGATCCAAAAACGGATATGTGGACAACAGTGGCATCTCTTAGTGTTCCACGTGATGCAGTGGGGATTTGCCTTCTGGGTGACAGGCTCTATGCTGTGGGAGGCTATGATGGACAGTCCTACTTAAATACAGTGGAATCGTATGATGCACAGAACAATGAATGGACTGAG gagGTCCATCTCAAAATTGGAAGGGCTGGTGCCTGTGTTGTGGTGGTAAAGCTTCCTTGA